One Halostagnicola kamekurae DNA segment encodes these proteins:
- the rnz gene encoding ribonuclease Z — protein sequence MPLCVTFLGTSGAIPTARRNPTSLFVAREGDELLFDAGEGTQRQMMRFRTGFSISHLFVTHLHGDHVLGIPGLLQTMAFNDRTDPLAIHTPRGTRSEISSLVNALGNRPSFPVRINEVGGDDVAYRADEYEVRVFETDHDTRSVGYALVEDDRKGRFDRERAEELGVPVGPKFSRLHEGEAVELEDGTVVEPDQVVGEPRPGRSLVYTGDTRPTQATIEVADEPDLLIHDATFADDRTERATDTAHSTARQAAEIARRAGADRLALMHISSRYAGDVEDHLAQARDVFDGEVSLPEDGDRLEIPYQDD from the coding sequence ATGCCACTGTGCGTGACGTTTCTCGGAACCAGCGGGGCGATTCCGACCGCTCGACGGAACCCCACCAGCCTCTTCGTCGCGCGCGAGGGCGACGAATTGTTGTTCGACGCCGGCGAGGGAACCCAGCGACAGATGATGCGCTTTCGAACGGGGTTCTCGATCTCCCATCTCTTCGTGACCCACCTCCACGGCGATCACGTCCTCGGTATTCCGGGACTCCTCCAGACGATGGCGTTCAACGACCGGACGGACCCGCTTGCGATCCACACGCCGCGGGGCACCCGATCGGAGATCTCTTCGCTCGTCAACGCGCTCGGCAACCGGCCGTCGTTTCCGGTCCGGATCAACGAGGTCGGCGGCGACGACGTCGCCTACCGCGCCGACGAGTACGAGGTTCGGGTCTTCGAGACCGACCACGACACGCGCTCGGTCGGCTACGCACTGGTAGAGGACGACCGCAAGGGCCGGTTCGACCGCGAGCGCGCCGAAGAACTCGGCGTCCCGGTCGGCCCGAAGTTCTCGAGACTCCACGAGGGCGAGGCCGTCGAACTCGAGGACGGCACCGTCGTCGAACCGGATCAGGTCGTCGGTGAACCCCGTCCCGGCCGCTCGCTCGTCTACACGGGCGATACCCGCCCGACGCAAGCGACGATCGAGGTCGCGGATGAGCCGGATCTGCTGATCCACGACGCCACGTTCGCCGACGACCGGACCGAGCGCGCGACGGACACGGCACACTCGACGGCACGACAGGCGGCCGAAATCGCCCGCAGGGCCGGCGCGGATCGGCTGGCGCTCATGCACATCTCCTCGCGGTACGCCGGCGACGTCGAGGATCACCTCGCGCAGGCTCGAGACGTGTTCGACGGCGAGGTCTCGCTGCCGGAAGACGGGGACCGGCTCGAGATTCCGTATCAGGACGACTGA
- the eif1A gene encoding translation initiation factor eIF-1A: protein MSEDESSRKNLRMPDDDEVFATVTNMLGANRVTVRCADGEERTARIPGKMQKRIWIREDDVVLVEPWDWQDEKADITWRYEKSDADQLRREGHIA from the coding sequence ATGAGCGAGGACGAGAGCAGCCGCAAAAACCTCCGAATGCCAGACGATGACGAGGTTTTCGCGACGGTCACGAACATGCTGGGGGCGAACCGAGTCACAGTCCGCTGTGCCGACGGGGAAGAACGCACCGCGCGCATCCCCGGTAAGATGCAAAAACGCATCTGGATCCGTGAGGACGACGTGGTCCTCGTCGAGCCCTGGGACTGGCAGGACGAGAAGGCCGACATCACCTGGCGCTACGAGAAGTCCGACGCCGACCAGCTCCGTCGCGAAGGCCACATCGCATAG
- a CDS encoding Mur ligase family protein: MSYDTTSTVVPEPLTRLARRIAGPLTRGTEHRRRLEEIDVKIVVSGTRGKSGTTERIYDVLRSRGYDAYAKVTGNHPLSLYDGEENPIERGERVTLYENVEELRKYFPVDALVLENQGITDYTTRMMNERFGNPDVLVLTNVRQDHRDTLGGTRADIARAFARATPAGTHVVNGEQDEQLRAYIERELEAVDATVSHVEVPERHQNIPAAECIYALDHVLEAIDEEPLSDRQRESMLADFRVEWTHALDGRVYNAADVNDVESTEMVRQALVDDERIQPFVYLRRDRRARTASFHDYLEGLFEDDAIEQARVAGGHADLFAEKSSFPVISHDHESESAESVLAEMIADGWPVLVMGNTVAEFMRDLDDAIERHAEPPESNGATTSDLELELPRKPVDSRLPVQPVDSQSSGDADGTPSRLSRVQR, translated from the coding sequence ATGTCTTACGACACCACTTCAACGGTCGTTCCCGAGCCGCTCACCCGGCTCGCTCGACGCATCGCTGGACCGCTCACTCGCGGCACCGAACACCGTCGCCGACTCGAGGAAATCGACGTCAAGATCGTCGTGTCCGGCACCCGCGGCAAGTCGGGAACGACCGAACGGATCTACGACGTCCTGCGCTCTCGAGGCTATGATGCCTACGCGAAGGTGACCGGCAACCACCCGCTCTCGCTGTACGACGGCGAGGAGAACCCGATCGAACGCGGCGAGCGCGTCACCCTCTACGAGAACGTCGAGGAGCTTCGAAAGTACTTCCCCGTCGACGCGCTGGTCCTCGAGAACCAGGGGATCACGGACTACACGACCCGGATGATGAACGAGCGGTTCGGCAACCCCGACGTGCTCGTCCTCACGAACGTTCGCCAGGACCACCGCGATACGCTCGGCGGGACTCGCGCCGATATCGCACGGGCGTTCGCTCGCGCGACGCCCGCCGGAACCCACGTCGTCAACGGCGAGCAGGACGAGCAACTCCGGGCGTACATCGAACGCGAACTCGAGGCCGTCGACGCGACCGTCTCCCACGTCGAGGTTCCCGAACGCCATCAGAACATCCCCGCCGCCGAGTGCATCTACGCGCTCGATCACGTCCTCGAGGCCATCGACGAGGAACCGCTGTCGGACCGCCAGCGCGAATCGATGCTCGCGGACTTTCGCGTCGAGTGGACCCACGCGCTCGACGGTCGAGTCTACAACGCCGCGGACGTCAACGACGTCGAGAGCACCGAAATGGTGCGTCAGGCGCTCGTCGACGACGAACGGATCCAGCCGTTCGTCTACCTCCGTCGGGACCGGCGCGCTCGTACCGCGTCGTTTCACGACTACCTCGAGGGCCTCTTCGAGGACGACGCGATCGAACAGGCGCGAGTCGCGGGCGGCCACGCGGATCTGTTCGCCGAGAAATCTTCGTTTCCGGTGATCAGCCACGATCACGAATCCGAGTCGGCAGAGTCGGTCTTAGCGGAGATGATCGCGGACGGCTGGCCGGTGCTCGTGATGGGAAACACCGTCGCCGAGTTCATGCGCGACCTCGACGACGCGATCGAGCGCCACGCCGAGCCACCGGAATCGAACGGGGCGACCACGTCGGATCTCGAACTGGAACTGCCCCGGAAACCGGTCGATTCCCGGCTCCCGGTCCAGCCGGTCGACTCCCAGTCGTCCGGCGACGCCGACGGGACGCCGTCCCGACTCTCTCGCGTACAGAGGTGA
- a CDS encoding DUF460 domain-containing protein, whose amino-acid sequence MSTRTSALNAVVFGVDVQSGDVRGDSPSYALVQYDGEELDRDVVTHRKLRRLIDDVEPALVATDNMYELAADKDQLIHFLGSLPAETRLVQVTGAQQPEPLSRVAKRHGIPYGKDPMKEAEAAAKLAAHNVGHEVSAFTDTTTVKVSRGRSTGKGGWSEDRYTRRIHGSVKRRAREVESELEDENLEFETDIRESYGGYANAVFTVQGRPSDIPVSNERSGDVRIEIERERRDGIEFKPLAKRRDHVVVGIDPGTTTAVAIASLEGEILDVWSSRTSDAADVIEWIVERGRPIIVAADVTPIPETVEKFRRSFDAAAWTPTSDLPIDEKQHRTRDHPYDNDHQRDAMAAALYAVDDHEDQFERIAAKLPPGIDRGEVTARVVADEESVEAVLRDLSDEPEDEEETTEHEPRELTEEEKRIKSLDRQVERLQSHVERLEERLETKDERIEDLEAELTVSRREERRQVRKESEVSRLEQKVQRLERERDEARESVDDLEDKVERMKALWKLDHSNFSDVSAKKEGLVPVKVIEQFTKGAIREADDQYGIAAGDVVYVRDASGAGKSTAELLASFEPRVVLKDGGLSDAADRILFEAELPVGPAGDVAMQEVDELAVAREEDVEAVIDDWHDRARDRRRDQKASMVDQLISEHRAGDNEA is encoded by the coding sequence GTGAGCACCCGAACGAGTGCGTTGAACGCAGTCGTCTTCGGCGTCGACGTTCAGAGCGGGGACGTCCGCGGTGACTCGCCTTCCTACGCGCTGGTCCAGTACGACGGCGAGGAGCTCGATCGAGACGTCGTCACCCACCGCAAACTCAGACGGCTGATCGACGATGTCGAGCCGGCGCTCGTCGCGACGGACAACATGTACGAACTGGCGGCAGACAAAGACCAGTTGATCCACTTTCTGGGGTCGCTGCCCGCCGAGACCAGACTCGTGCAGGTGACGGGGGCCCAACAGCCCGAACCCCTCTCTCGAGTTGCCAAACGCCACGGAATCCCCTACGGCAAGGACCCGATGAAAGAGGCCGAGGCCGCCGCCAAACTCGCGGCCCACAACGTCGGCCACGAAGTCTCGGCCTTTACCGATACGACGACGGTGAAAGTCTCGAGAGGTCGTTCGACCGGCAAGGGCGGCTGGAGCGAGGACCGCTACACCCGGCGGATTCACGGCTCGGTCAAGCGCCGCGCTCGCGAGGTCGAATCCGAACTCGAAGACGAGAACCTCGAGTTCGAGACCGACATCCGGGAGTCCTACGGCGGCTACGCCAACGCCGTGTTCACGGTGCAGGGGCGTCCGAGCGACATCCCCGTCTCGAACGAGCGCTCGGGCGACGTTCGGATCGAGATCGAACGCGAACGCCGCGACGGGATCGAGTTCAAGCCGCTCGCCAAGCGTCGCGACCACGTCGTCGTCGGCATCGACCCGGGAACGACCACCGCGGTCGCCATCGCCAGTCTCGAGGGCGAGATCCTCGACGTCTGGAGTTCCCGAACCAGCGACGCCGCGGACGTGATCGAGTGGATCGTCGAGCGCGGGCGGCCGATCATCGTGGCGGCGGACGTGACCCCGATCCCCGAGACCGTCGAGAAGTTCCGGCGGAGTTTCGACGCCGCGGCGTGGACGCCGACCAGTGATCTCCCAATCGACGAGAAGCAACACCGCACGCGCGACCATCCCTACGACAACGATCACCAGCGGGACGCGATGGCCGCGGCGCTGTACGCCGTCGACGATCACGAGGATCAGTTCGAGCGCATCGCCGCAAAACTCCCGCCGGGAATCGACCGCGGCGAGGTGACGGCGCGCGTCGTCGCCGACGAGGAAAGCGTCGAGGCCGTTTTGCGGGATCTCTCCGACGAACCCGAGGACGAGGAGGAGACGACCGAGCACGAACCGCGGGAACTCACCGAGGAGGAAAAGCGGATCAAATCGCTCGACCGGCAGGTCGAACGCCTCCAGTCACACGTCGAGCGCCTCGAGGAGCGCCTCGAGACCAAAGACGAACGGATCGAGGATCTCGAGGCGGAACTCACCGTCTCCCGGCGCGAGGAGCGTCGCCAGGTCCGCAAGGAGTCGGAGGTGAGCCGCCTCGAGCAGAAGGTACAGCGCCTCGAGCGCGAACGCGACGAGGCCCGCGAGAGTGTCGACGACCTCGAGGACAAAGTCGAGCGGATGAAAGCCCTCTGGAAGCTCGATCACTCGAACTTCAGCGACGTATCTGCCAAAAAGGAGGGGCTGGTACCGGTGAAGGTGATCGAGCAGTTCACCAAGGGTGCGATCCGCGAGGCCGACGACCAGTACGGCATCGCAGCCGGCGACGTCGTCTACGTCCGGGACGCGAGCGGTGCCGGCAAATCCACCGCGGAACTGCTCGCCTCATTCGAGCCGCGGGTCGTCCTCAAGGACGGCGGGCTCTCGGATGCGGCCGACCGGATCCTCTTCGAGGCCGAACTCCCCGTCGGCCCGGCGGGCGACGTCGCCATGCAGGAGGTCGACGAACTCGCCGTCGCTCGCGAGGAAGACGTCGAGGCCGTGATCGACGACTGGCACGACCGGGCTCGAGACCGCAGGCGCGACCAGAAGGCGTCGATGGTCGACCAGCTCATCAGCGAGCACCGAGCGGGAGACAACGAAGCCTGA
- a CDS encoding poly-gamma-glutamate biosynthesis protein PgsC/CapC — MIVASLVMIVGLLVGIGVVQAYGLRLSGVLVVPMYAVYALYDVLALPAFVIGVAAAYVGLAVLQRRTLLFGRQLLLAGMILSMVVPLAVFGGLLALGVLEVSLTTATFAGSILPGVAAYNYHQLDSDRRLEDVAASVGTLVGLIALGGSLVNLAMAPRLGRLTPPVLYGPNSDIAAARNAVIADMGGFLEISLPIVLLVIALGMLVSEGSYVRWGIRLNGIIALPLLALFALQSIAIIPLYVLGVAAVYGILKQFHRSTLLYGRVLLGTGLVIALAGSIPIAVFFPVASGLHLFFTAILIGIAAYNLHRMPPEHRSTSISLSTGAFALFLGGLRLVVTPEPGGALTADLSALPQIALLVACVVVGAVSALRLERLRPARSSADRQSAGTHT, encoded by the coding sequence ATGATCGTTGCCTCGCTGGTGATGATCGTCGGACTACTGGTCGGAATTGGCGTCGTGCAGGCGTACGGACTCCGGCTCTCGGGCGTCCTCGTGGTTCCGATGTACGCGGTGTACGCTCTCTACGACGTCCTCGCGCTCCCTGCGTTCGTCATCGGCGTGGCCGCAGCTTACGTCGGGCTGGCGGTGCTCCAACGGCGAACCCTGCTGTTCGGACGACAGCTGTTGCTGGCAGGTATGATCCTCAGCATGGTCGTCCCGCTGGCCGTCTTCGGCGGACTCCTCGCGCTCGGCGTTCTCGAGGTTTCGCTCACGACGGCGACGTTCGCCGGGAGCATCCTCCCGGGCGTCGCGGCCTACAACTACCACCAGCTCGATTCCGACCGGCGGCTCGAGGACGTGGCCGCGAGCGTCGGAACGCTCGTCGGGCTGATCGCCCTCGGCGGCTCGCTCGTCAATCTCGCGATGGCACCCCGCCTCGGCCGGCTCACGCCCCCGGTACTGTACGGGCCTAACTCGGATATCGCCGCGGCCCGGAACGCCGTGATCGCCGATATGGGCGGCTTCCTCGAGATCTCACTTCCGATCGTCCTCCTCGTCATCGCGCTGGGGATGCTCGTCTCGGAGGGATCGTACGTGCGGTGGGGGATCAGGCTCAACGGGATCATCGCGCTGCCGTTGCTCGCGCTGTTCGCGCTCCAGTCGATCGCCATCATCCCGCTGTACGTCCTCGGCGTCGCCGCCGTCTATGGCATCCTCAAACAGTTCCACCGATCGACGCTGTTGTACGGGCGGGTGTTACTCGGTACCGGCCTCGTCATCGCGCTCGCTGGATCGATTCCGATCGCGGTGTTCTTCCCGGTCGCCTCCGGGCTGCACCTGTTCTTTACGGCCATCCTCATCGGCATCGCCGCGTACAACCTCCACCGGATGCCCCCGGAGCACCGCTCGACGTCGATATCGCTGTCGACCGGTGCGTTCGCGCTCTTTCTTGGCGGTCTTCGGCTGGTCGTGACGCCGGAACCGGGCGGAGCGCTCACAGCCGATCTTTCGGCGCTCCCCCAGATCGCGCTGCTCGTCGCCTGTGTCGTCGTCGGCGCTGTGTCCGCGCTTCGACTCGAGCGACTTCGACCGGCGCGCTCGAGCGCCGATCGACAGTCCGCCGGGACCCATACCTGA
- a CDS encoding DUF7470 family protein — MLDKLGPLGIAGLIIVLVGIALIALESLMIAAGMALVLVGLAVTVKALVSGMLGAFGMM; from the coding sequence ATGCTCGATAAACTCGGCCCGCTCGGTATCGCGGGGCTCATCATCGTTCTCGTCGGAATCGCGCTCATCGCTCTCGAGAGTCTCATGATCGCCGCCGGAATGGCGCTCGTGCTCGTCGGACTGGCGGTAACCGTCAAGGCGCTGGTGTCGGGGATGCTCGGGGCCTTCGGCATGATGTAA